A stretch of Colletotrichum lupini chromosome 2, complete sequence DNA encodes these proteins:
- a CDS encoding major facilitator superfamily transporter, whose amino-acid sequence MARPDDSSAPKRPRSKASSQGRRNSRDQHQDDDVVVNDETPLLKASHSNMAVPSYQTPDLSLVAETEAPQQPVSWMSMPKKWQLGMVVFARLAEPLAERSLTSYLFYQLKFLSPSLPVGLRGRKGALLSS is encoded by the coding sequence ATGGCGAGGCCGGACGATTCCTCGGCCCCAAAACGCCCTCGCTCGAAGGCAAGTTCGCAAGGGAGACGCAACAGTCGAGACCAACATCAAGATGACGACGTAGTTGTCAATGATGAGACACCACTTCTCAAAGCCAGTCATTCCAATATGGCCGTTCCCTCGTATCAGACTCCCGACTTGAGTCTCGTGGCTGAGACAGAAGCCCCCCAACAACCAGTGTCTTGGATGTCAATGCCCAAGAAGTGGCAGCTGGGCATGGTCGTCTTTGCCCGCCTAGCCGAACCGCTGGCTGAGCGGTCACTTACATCGTACCTCTTCTATCAGTTGAAGTTTCTCAGTCCATCTCTACCtgttggattacgaggcagaaaaggggccctattaagtagttag
- a CDS encoding copper amine oxidase → MSSRISVPVPSDIGVRRMSPGAGWTTAMPRIGRPTRSGQDRARKRVPRIREILRIFVLTNEPFKNLCKCGELAITFAKRDAEKPRYFIFHMDGAECGGSRGKRIRPLHKDVLGQLNEPADLIVTATLCKVEGGLYLIEAFHDGEIAHIWYREESQAPNSEAPARSGADRISCRPPDPPGLPFDKKNTPPLNLHHRGLHTSPGPNFTQTSNIKDIRQSTNDVPSIMPDASHASNSCWTCRQKRAKCDRLLPTCLRCTSLKLRCQGYDRPKKLVWTNSVASRGKMMGKATYGADQGPNDDLIAARPCKSGRLAVGHSRDTLREALPASLDVSWSLIDPDLQDLSVDCRKYIRYFDMEMSKECVVYQTSSNPFLSLMPLMSRSHALSHAMIAISAFHYSHRLVISQMQISCAERRLLEVENTSLWHKSQGRDWQLSQPNFSPSLRVALAHKQRALQYLKIEIQDDDVTNNDAAVAAIVLFICMDVVEFGSRGWEHHLGGAGEILQQRKATLQNRSIGTDHWLEYFDTAYTTFGIIGATLAPAKGSFAQQLASLDPSLLRILRQSEDQTWAEQLKVDELCKGLDNFSPSGWAENFPDPEHYQSRSHLAHAYKAAVEVYASHIVGPLLDQGHNLSDLYLEGVTRSGILHMLSISAQDFHVKSLVWPAFVVGAEIQAADLKIMVREIFRNIWISSCCYNVRNAIEMLERIWARDDDEKMAKSWLNYLWSLEDRTELRTRMIHVLGDKQRCQDAVTAWNETAGRLYPDGTCGSSATPKIFFIYNPSITRPISSMSAPHPLCPLSGAEIKAAAQVIQTAWPTSVSLRFKVVTLSEPAKGELAPYLDAKDKGLSATQPDRRAFLAYYIRGTVESNLKLGANVHGNVDYDEAQLVEKIALEDPKVLAEIKKLELPEGTVVCADPWIYGSDGVNDDARLYQVFLYMRDPNNSSEPDSNHYAFPLPILPVVECNEYKIIRIDILPTGADNTIKPLSPYTPKPGNEYIPEAQNLRKDLKPLQVVQPEGPSFTVTPVGETGNVLEWQKWSFFIGFNQREGMVLYNVKYDGRPLFYRLSLSEMSVPYGDPRHPFHKKAAFDLGDAGAGATANNLQLGCDCLGSIQYLSGVISDDRGQPESRDNCICIHEQDAGIGWKHTNYRTGRAALVRSRELVLQSIITVSNYEYILMFLFNQAGEVTYEVRATGILSTQPIDHELDKVGTSFGTVVHPGVLAGHHQHIFSLRVDPMIDGHTNQLVYSEAHKMPRDPNWNPHGTGYEVIDKVVEKTSGLDLDFDVNRTFKITNPNSLNPINGKPVAYKIMAPPFQKLMSDKDSFNYKRAEFADHNIYVTTHRDRELYAGGWYTNQSRGGTGVRGWSERNETLTAESDIVVWVQFGINHVPRIEDFPVMPVEILKVHLKPVNFFDKNPALDVPPSEQSFNKSTLIETSKAVKDADGCGKPLFPQNTCLPTIRSFLSMFNSYSSGYLRRCFRSSGLRVVPWLAAEILHAKPKELRIPTLHLSVVVLMLVMHPIGIELSIAFSTLSSYDRNVCLSRAETMVLATRVAANLLAQACAEISLSPDLTAHVSQPKSMLPRKVELIHSKVNIAMMPGRCFHSSSLGKVRQLICPGLNISGYDPGCDECHLEAPFSRADHSLVSGVPIRMRFLIRPCSPSSLGIPIPDCLGFLSAQLFFSNQTASSPRPLCLASLNPFCITQLEMLNQGELGTAMKVLSKESADTVRGWFSGEQAGESYEPLLEDEEADLSADLSELSYEEEKPIEYTRRSWFRFRCSHARRIFWTLVPSFVAHAYGHGDENSVVPDSHSTSYLNGLRGIAAMVVIILHYTDDFVFINHGWGEDENNHYFLQLPFIRLIHCGVLSVMIFFVLSGFVLTYSPLKKAHSGQVEACIGSLPSSVFRRGMRLFFPTIPLLFIVLVLKTYGLYYNSGSRDPEAAPATGILALLVLVWQNLIIITTQTTTASFLPQAWTLSVEFRGSILVFLCCLALARVSPLARLSVVAIIFVFFWTLGADGDMWQPCLFLWGMALADIRHLRNKLPSLEGSLERTASYSWWLVFVFSLWLGGYPINGHTFNAVGYGWLEMFPTFGQDPARTFPAVGAMILVTSLENLPPLQRLLNARWVLYLGEVSFGMYLVHWAVERSFLGLGLKFSMQNAGYSLGVAWTCSFIVVIVLTLWFGDLHWRFIDQKCVRLARWLTTKLGV, encoded by the exons ATGAGTAGCCGAATTTCGGTGCCAGTACCCTCCGATATAGGCGTCCGCAGAATGTCACCCGGCGCAGGCTGGACAACGGCAATGCCCCGCATCGGAAGGCCGACCCGGTCCGGTCAAGATAGGGCCCGGAAGAGGGTCCCGAGAATACGAGAAATACTGAGGATTTTCGTATTAACCAATGAGCCCTTCAAGAATCTTTGTAAATGCGGGGAATTGGCGATTACCTTTGCGAAGCGAGATGCCGAAAAACCACGGTATTTCATCTTCCACATG GACGGAGCCGAATGCGGCGGAAGTCGGGGGAAGCGGATCCGGCCTCTGCACAAGGATGTACTTGGTCAATTGAATGAACCAGCAGACTTGATAGTAACTGCTACGCTG TGCAAAGTCGAGGGCGGGTTGTACCTGATTGAGGCCTTCCACGATGGAG AAATCGCTCACATTTGGTATCGGGAAGAGTCTCAGGCCCCAAACTCTGAAGCCCCAGCGAGATCAGG CGCCGATCGCATATCCTGCCGGCCTCCCGATCCGCCGGGTCTGCCATTTGATAAGAAAAACACCCCGCCCCTCAACCTTCACCACCGCGGCCTCCACACCTCGCCCGGACCCAACTTCACGCAAACATCCAACATTAAAGACATTCGGCAGTCAACCAACGATGTTCCATCCATCATGCCAGACGCGTCCCACGCTTCCAATTCGTGCTGGACCTGTCGGCAGAAGCGGGCCAAGTGTGACAGACTCCTTCCGACTTGCCTCCGCTGTACCTCCTTGAAGCTTCGGTGTCAAGGATATGATCGGCCGAAGAAGTTGGTGTGGACCAACAGTGTGGCCAGCCGAGGCAAGATGATGGGAAAAGCCACATACGGCGCAGATCAAGGACCGAATGATGATCTTATCGCCGCAAGGCCTTGTAAGTCTGGCCGTCTCGCAGTGGGACACTCTCGGGACACTTTGCGCGAAGCACTGCCGGCATCACTTGACGTGTCATGGTCTCTCATCGACCCTGACCTGCAAGACTTGTCAGTTGATTGCCGGAAGTACATACGCTATT TTGACATGGAAATGTCCAAGGAATGTGTCGTTTACCAGACATCCAGCAATCCTTTCTTGTCCCTTATGCCGCTTATGTCCAGAAGTCATGCCTTGTCCCATGCGATGATCGCAATCTCGGCCTTTCACTACTCTCATCGGCTGGTCATCAGCCAGATGCAAATTTCCTGTGCGGAAAGAAGGCTTCTTGAAGTTGAGAATACTTCACTGTGGCATAAGTCACAGGGACGCGACTGGCAGCTGAGCCAGCCAAACTTCTCGCCCTCACTGCGTGTAGCTCTAGCTCATAAGCAAAGAGCCTTGCAATATCTCAAGATAGAAATCCAGGACGACGATGTGACAAACAACGATGCCGCAGTGGCAGCTATCGTTCTATTTATCTGCATGGACGTGGTTGAGTTTGGCAGCCGTGGATGGGAGCATCACCTGGGAGGTGCTGGTGAAATACTCCAACAGCGGAAAGCTACCCTTCAGAATCGCAGTATTGGAACCGATCATTGGCTGGAATATTTTGACACAGCCTACACGAC ATTTGGGATCATCGGCGCAACACTGGCGCCAGCAAAGGGCTCTTTCGCTCAGCAACTAGCATCCCTTGATCCGTCTCTTCTAAGGATCTTGCGCCAGTCGGAAGATCAAACTTGG GCAGAGCAGTTGAAGGTCGATGAGCTGTGCAAAGGTCTCGACAACTTCTCGCCGTCTGGTTGGGCAGAGAATTTCCCAGATCCGGAGCACTATCAGTCGCGATCGCACCTTGCGCACGCTTACAAGGCGGCGGTTGAAGTATACGCCTCTCACATTGTAGGGCCGCTGCTCGATCAAGGGCATAATCTCTCTGACCTGTATCTCGAAGGGGTAACTCGATCCGGCATACTCCATATGCTCTCCATTTCAGCCCAGGACTTCCATGTGAAGAGCCTGGTGTGGCCGGCCTTTGTCGTTGGGGCAGAGATCCAAGCGGCCGATCTTAAGATTATGGTACGGGAAATCTTCAGGAATATCTGGATATCGTCGTGTTGCTACAATGTTAGAAATGCCATTGAGATGCTGGAAAGGATCTGGGCCCGAGACGATGATGAGAAGATGGCAAAGTCTTGGCTCAACTATCTCTGGTCACTGGAAGATA GGACAGAGCTTCGGACAAGGATGATACATGTACTTGGTGATAAGCAGCGATGCCAAGATGCCGTGACAGCATGGAACGAAACTGCAGGACGCTTATACCCGGATGGGACATGCGGGTCAAGCGCCACTCCTAAAAT TTTCTTCATTTACAACCCCTCAATTACAAGGCCTATCTCTAGCATGTCAGCACCACACCCCCTCTGCCCCCTCTCGGGTGCGGAGATCAAAGCCGCAGCTCAAGTGATCCAGACTGCTTGGCCAACATCTGTTTCTCTTCGGTTCAAGGTGGTGACTCTCAGTGAACCCGCCAAGGGAGAACTGGCACCTTACCTGGACGCAAAGGACAAGGGACTGTCTGCGACTCAACCTGACCGCAGGGCTTTCCTTGCGTACTACATCCGGGGAACG GTTGAGAGCAACCTCAAGCTTGGTGCTAATGTCCACGGCAACGTCGACTATGATGAGGCTCAGTTGGTCGAGAAGATTGCACTCGAGGACCCCAAGGTCCTTGCCGAGATCAAAAAACTCGAGCTACCTGAAGGCACAGTCGTCTGCGCTGATCCGTGGATCTACG GATCTGATGGTGTCAACGATGATGCCCGTCTATATCAAGTTTTTCTCTATATGAGAGACCCCAACAACTCATCGGAACCCGACTCTAATCACTATGCTTTCCCGTTACCAATTCTGCCTGTGGTTGAATGCAACGAGTACAAGATCATCCGCATTGACATTCTTCCCACTGGTGCGGACAACACCATCAAGCCCCTTAGCCCATACACGCCTAAGCCAGGAAACGAGTACATCCCTGAAGCCCAGAACCTCCGGAAAGACCTCAAGCCTCTGCAGGTTGTTCAACCTGAGGGACCGAGTTTCACCGTCACGCCCGTGGGAGAGACCGGAAATGTGCTCGAGTGGCAGAAGTGGAGTTTCTTCATCG GCTTTAACCAGCGCGAAGGTATGGTGTTGTACAACGTCAAGTATGACGGTCGTCCGCTATTCTACAGACTGTCGCTCTCAGAGATGAGTGTGCCCTATGGTGACCCGCGCCATCCCTTCCATAAGAAAGCCGCTTTCGATCTCGGTGATGCGGGCGCGGGAGCCACTGCCAACAACCTGCAACTGGGCTGTGACTGCCTGGGAAGCATTCAGTACCTCAGTGGTGTAATTTCCGATGACCGCGGTCAGCCGGAGTCCAGAGATAACTGCATCTGCATCCACGAGCAAGATGCAGGCATTGGCTGGAAGCACACCAACTACCGTACAGGACGTGCCGCGCTCGTCCGATCTCGCGAATTAGTGCTTCAGAGCATCATTACGGTCTCCAACTATGAGTACATCCTGATGTTCTTGTTTAATCAGGCGGGTGAGGTGACTTACGAAGTCCGAGCTACCGGCATTCTATCAACACAGCCCATTGACCATGAGTTGGACAAGGTCGGCACGTCTTTCGGCACCGTTGTCCACCCTGGTGTCCTCGCGGGACACCATCAACACATCTTCTCCCTGCGTGTCGACCCCATGATCGATGGACACACCAACCAGCTGGTGTACTCGGAAGCGCACAAAATGCCGCGAGATCCCAACTGGAACCCCCACGGCACAGGCTACGAAGTCATCGACAAGGTCGTGGAGAAAACATCGGGTCTTGACCTTGACTTTGACGTGAACCGCACGTTCAAGATCACCAACCCCAATTCCCTCAACCCCATCAACGGGAAACCAGTGGCCTACAAGATCATGGCGCCGCCTTTCCAGAAGCTGATGAGCGATAAAGACAGCTTTAACTACAAGCGCGCCGAGTTCGCGGACCACAACATTTATGTCACAACACATCGAGACCGGGAGCTTTACGCCGGCGGTTGGTATACCAATCAGTCTCGTGGAGGCACCGGTGTTAGGGGCTGGTCTGAGCGAAATGAGACATTGACTGCCGAGTCTGACATTGTCGTCTGGGTGCAGTTCGGCATCAACCATGTGCCAAGAATCGAAGACTTCCCCGTCATGCCGGTCGAAATTCTCAAGGTACATCTGAAGCCTGTCAACTTCTTTGACAAGAACCCCGCGTTGGATGTGCCTCCTAGCGAGCAAAGTTTCAACAAAAGCACTCTGATTGAAACTAGCAAGGCGGTAAAGGATGCTGACGGCTGTG GGAAGCCACTGTTTCCCCAGAACACATGTCTACCTACTATCAGATCATTTCTTTCCATGTTCAATAGCT ATTCATCGGGTTACTTGCGACGGTGCTTCCGAAGCTCCGGCTTGAGAGTGGTACCATGGCTTGCGGCTGAAATTCTTCACGCCAAGCCCAAGGAACTGCGGATTCCAACTCT CCATCTTTCTGTCGTTGTCTTGATGCTTGTGATGCATCCCATCGGCATCGAGCTGAGCATTGCGTTCTCAACCTTGTCCTCCTATGATCGGAATGTTTGCTTGTCGCGGGCCGAGACTATGGTCCTCGCCACTCG CGTGGCAGCGAATCTCCTCGCGCAAGCTTG TGCCGAGATCTCCCTGTCCCCTGACTTAACCGCCCATGTCTCACAACCCAAAAGCATG TTGCCCAGAAAGGTCGAACTCATACATTCGAAAGTAAACATTGCGATGATGCCGGGTCGTTGTTTTCATTCTTCTTCCCTGGGCAAAGTCCGACAATTGATATGCCCAGGCTTGAACATATCGGGTTACGATCCTGGCTGCGATGAGTGCCATCTGGAAGCCCCCTTT TCTCGGGCAGACCACTCGCTGGTGAGCGGCGTTCCGATTCGGATGCGATTCCTCATCCGGCCCTGTTCGCCCTCCTCCCTTGGCATTCCCATTCCTGATTGCCTCGGTTTCTTATCGGCACAGCTT TTCTTTTCAAACCAGACCGCCTCCTCGCCGCGACCTCTTTGCCTTGCTTCTCTCAATCCCTTTTGTATAACACAGCTCGAGATGCTGAACCAAGGCGAGCTCGGCACGGCCATGAAGGTCCTCTCCAAGGAGTCTGCCGATACCGTACGTGGCTGGTTCTCGGGAGAGCAGGCGGGCGAGTCCTACGAGCCACTCCTTGAAGACGAGGAAGCAGATCTTTCGGCAGATCTGTCTGAACTATCGTACGAAGAAGAAAAGCCAATTGAGTACACCAGAAGGAGCTGGTTTCGGTTCCGCTGCTCCCATGCACGACGCATCTTCTGGACCTTGGTGCCATCGTTCGTGGCCCACGCATACGGTCATGGGGACGAAAATTCCGTGGTCCCTGATTCCCACTCAACGTCGTACCTGAACGGCCTCCGTGGCATCGCGGCAATGGTCGTCATTATCCTCCACTACACTGATGAT TTCGTTTTCATCAACCATGGTTGGGGAGAGGATGAAAACAATCACTACTTTTTGCAACTCCCATTCATCCGACTTATCCACTGCGGAGTCTTGAGCGTCATGATCTTCTTTGTCCTCAGCGGCTTTGTGCTCACATATAGCCCGTTGAAGAAGGCTCACAGTGGACAAGTTGAAGCCTGCATTGGGTCCCTTCCATCAAGCGTTTTCCGCCGCGGAATGCGGCTATTCTTCCCGACTATTCCCCTCCTTTTCATTGTCCTCGTCTTGAAAACATACGGATTGTACTACAATAGCGGAAGCAGGGATCCTGAGGCAGCCCCAGCCACCGGCATCTTGGCGCTTCTCGTCTTGGTATGGCAAAatctcatcatcatcacaaCTCAGACCACCACCGCCAGCTTCTTGCCTCAGGCCTGGACACTGTCAGTCGAGTTCAGGGGATCAATTCTCGTGTTCCTGTGCTGCTTGGCCCTGGCACGGGTATCTCCCCTAGCCCGGCTATCTGTGGTGGCGATCATTTTCGTTTTCTTCTGGACCCTCGGCGCGGATGGAGACATGTGGCAGCCTTGCCTCTTTCTCTGGGGCATGGCTCTCGCTGACATCCGCCATTTGCGGAACAAGCTACCGAGCCTGGAGGGTTCACTTGAGAGAACGGCTTCGTACAGCTGGTGGCTGGTCTTTGTGTTCTCACTCTGGCTAGGAGGCTACCCCATCAATGGCCACACCTTCAATGCCGTGGGATACGGGTGGCTCGAAATGTTCCCCACGTTCGGCCAGGACCCGGCGCGCACTTTCCCGGCCGTCGGTGCCATGATACTGGTAACATCCCTAGAGAACCTGCCGCCTTTGCAGCGCTTGTTGAACGCGCGCTGGGTGCTATACCTGGGCGAGGTCAGCTTCGGCATGTACCTGGTTCACTGGGCTGTTGAGAGGTCTTTCCTCGGCTTGGGTCTCAAGTTCTCGATGCAGAACGCCGGGTATTCTCTCGGTGTGGCTTGGACTTGCAGTTTCATCGTGGTAATTGTGCTCACCTTGTGGTTCGGAGATTTGCACTGGAGATTTATTGATCAGAAGTGCGTTCGACTTGCACGCTGGTTGACTACGAAATTGGGGGTGTAG